One Malus sylvestris chromosome 14, drMalSylv7.2, whole genome shotgun sequence DNA segment encodes these proteins:
- the LOC126598841 gene encoding uncharacterized protein LOC126598841 isoform X1 has product MAPHDIRRAYKRPAISDQQRRRELALQRQEQARRDVQLQARRLASTLLSLPLEHEQPSEPEPEPEPESASESKESESDVEFDLRNASKLRGTEARKWFARQLMLPEWMIDVPNRLPHDWYVFARPSGKRCFVVSSDGATISRQRNGTVLHRFPSALPNGSRSRDGSGSAQSYSILDCIFHEMDQTYYVIDMVCWRGYSLYDCTAEFRFFWLSSKLGETGACEAPSHYHRYRFSFVPVHNCDQSGLYSAYAGAVPYVKDGLLFYNKHAHYQPGNTPLALVWKDESCSQYVIDTDNKGQVPSHQQVVLELQGDGNVTTSDDPPVVFGCLESDFIQQSGLHSGCLLRFAIGDGGLSVVDGKLEKADLHFLGKSNRARAFADTYSKIMFQNMVRQSPLKIDDLVASINSPDDEGNRPDVPEVDMVG; this is encoded by the exons ATGGCGCCGCACGATATCCGCCGCGCGTACAAGAGACCGGCGATCTCAGACCAGCAGAGGCGCCGAGAGCTCGCGCTTCAGCGCCAAGAGCAAGCCCGGCGCGACGTCCAGCTCCAGGCCCGCCGCTTAGCCTCCACCCTCCTCTCCCTCCCGCTCGAACATGAACAACCCTCGGAACCCGAACCCGAACCCGAACCCGAATCCGCATCTGAATCCAAGGAGTCCGAATCCGACGTCGAATTCGACCTTCGCAACGCTTCGAAGCTCAGAGGCACGGAGGCCCGAAAATGGTTCGCTAGGCAGCTCATGCTCCCGGAGTGGATGATCGACGTCCCAAACCGCTTGCCCCACGACTG GTATGTGTTTGCGAGGCCATCTGGGAAGCGATGCTTCGTCGTTTCGTCCGACGGAGCCACAATCAGCAGGCAACGAAACGGCACTGTTCTGCACCGTTTCCCGTCGGCTCTTCCCAATGGTTCCAGGAGCCGAGACGGGTCGGGTTCCGCTCAGTCGTATTCTATACTGGACTGTATATTTCACGAG ATGGACCAGACGTACTACGTAATTGACATGGTGTGCTGGAGAGGTTACTCTTTGTACGATTGCACGGCCGAGTTTAGGTTTTTCTGGCTGAGTTCTAAGCTCGGGGAGACCGGGGCTTGTGAGGCTCCGTCACACTATCATAGGTATAGGTTCAGCTTTGTTCCTGTGCATAACTGTGATCAGAGCGGGCTATACTCGGCTTATGCTGGAGCGGTACCTTATGTAAAGGATGGTCTTTTGTTTTATAACAA gCATGCTCATTACCAACCAGGAAATACCCCATTAGCATTAGTCTGGAAGGATGAGAGTTGCAGTCAGTACGTTATTGACACAGATAACAAAGGACAGGTTCCAAGCCATCAACAG GTAGTTTTGGAGCTGCAAGGTGATGGAAATGTGACTACATCCGATGATCCACCAGTTGTCTTTGGTTGCTTGGAGTCAGACTTCATACAACAG TCAGGGTTGCATTCAGGATGTCTTCTTCGTTTTGCTATTGGTGATGGAGGATTAAGTGTTGTAGATGGGAAGCTTGAGAAGGCAGATTTACATTTCCTTGGCAAGTCCAATCGTGCCCGTGCTTTTGCAGATACTTACTCCAAG ATTATGTTTCAGAATATGGTTCGGCAGTCTCCCCTGAAAATTGACGATTTGGTAGCATCAATCAACTCACCGGATGATGAAGGAAACAGACCTGATGTACCGGAAGTTGATATGGTTGGTTGA
- the LOC126598841 gene encoding uncharacterized protein LOC126598841 isoform X2: protein MAPHDIRRAYKRPAISDQQRRRELALQRQEQARRDVQLQARRLASTLLSLPLEHEQPSEPEPEPEPESASESKESESDVEFDLRNASKLRGTEARKWFARQLMLPEWMIDVPNRLPHDWYVFARPSGKRCFVVSSDGATISRQRNGTVLHRFPSALPNGSRSRDGSGSAQSYSILDCIFHEMDQTYYVIDMVCWRGYSLYDCTAEFRFFWLSSKLGETGACEAPSHYHRYRFSFVPVHNCDQSGLYSAYAGAVPYVKDGLLFYNKHAHYQPGNTPLALVWKDESCSQYVIDTDNKGQVPSHQQVVLELQGDGNVTTSDDPPVVFGCLESDFIQQVTGKRL, encoded by the exons ATGGCGCCGCACGATATCCGCCGCGCGTACAAGAGACCGGCGATCTCAGACCAGCAGAGGCGCCGAGAGCTCGCGCTTCAGCGCCAAGAGCAAGCCCGGCGCGACGTCCAGCTCCAGGCCCGCCGCTTAGCCTCCACCCTCCTCTCCCTCCCGCTCGAACATGAACAACCCTCGGAACCCGAACCCGAACCCGAACCCGAATCCGCATCTGAATCCAAGGAGTCCGAATCCGACGTCGAATTCGACCTTCGCAACGCTTCGAAGCTCAGAGGCACGGAGGCCCGAAAATGGTTCGCTAGGCAGCTCATGCTCCCGGAGTGGATGATCGACGTCCCAAACCGCTTGCCCCACGACTG GTATGTGTTTGCGAGGCCATCTGGGAAGCGATGCTTCGTCGTTTCGTCCGACGGAGCCACAATCAGCAGGCAACGAAACGGCACTGTTCTGCACCGTTTCCCGTCGGCTCTTCCCAATGGTTCCAGGAGCCGAGACGGGTCGGGTTCCGCTCAGTCGTATTCTATACTGGACTGTATATTTCACGAG ATGGACCAGACGTACTACGTAATTGACATGGTGTGCTGGAGAGGTTACTCTTTGTACGATTGCACGGCCGAGTTTAGGTTTTTCTGGCTGAGTTCTAAGCTCGGGGAGACCGGGGCTTGTGAGGCTCCGTCACACTATCATAGGTATAGGTTCAGCTTTGTTCCTGTGCATAACTGTGATCAGAGCGGGCTATACTCGGCTTATGCTGGAGCGGTACCTTATGTAAAGGATGGTCTTTTGTTTTATAACAA gCATGCTCATTACCAACCAGGAAATACCCCATTAGCATTAGTCTGGAAGGATGAGAGTTGCAGTCAGTACGTTATTGACACAGATAACAAAGGACAGGTTCCAAGCCATCAACAG GTAGTTTTGGAGCTGCAAGGTGATGGAAATGTGACTACATCCGATGATCCACCAGTTGTCTTTGGTTGCTTGGAGTCAGACTTCATACAACAG GTCACTGGTAAACGACTCTGA
- the LOC126599421 gene encoding exocyst complex component EXO70B1-like, translated as MTTTTTSIGGGGEDRVLATAQQIVKSLNTPKEVREDMLLIFSSFDNRLSNITNLINGEDSKADEDRFGEAEKVIFRWESKSEAHRNSVPWEESPVEAGEYLAAVDEILTLMEGLSVRSDNELVDRAENALQIAMTRLEDEFRHILIRNTVPFDSDRLYGSIRRVSLSFVSNDGEIDDEFGSFGEEDRDAGRFHERGGSLGDTDVDLIHPDAVVELKEIAERMIRSGYEKECVQVYNSVRRDALDECLVILGVEKLSIEEVQKIEWKSLDEKMKKWIQAVKIGVRVLINGERRLCDQIFEGIDETRECCFNDTAKGCVMQLLNFGEAVAIGRRSPEKLFRILDMYDAMADVLPDLQQMMTDEYVVGEARGVLDGLGDAARGTFAEFENAVQSEASKKPMLSGEIHPLTRYVMNYVKLLVDYSVTLNSLLDTGEEELERLQGSPNDDLGIGSMSPIGHRLLLLISNLESNLEEKSRVYDDGAMQSVFLMNNIQYIVQKVKDSEIRKLLGDQWVRKRRGQVRQYATGYLRAAWSKVLSCLKDEGIGGSTSNASKMALKERFKNFNANFEEIYRTQTAWKVPDAQLREELRISISEKVIPAYRSFMGRFGSQLESGRHAGKYIKYTPDDLETYVLDLFEGTPCVLNHLRRKSA; from the coding sequence ATGACCACCACAACCACCAGCATAGGCGGTGGCGGAGAGGACCGGGTCCTCGCCACGGCTCAGCAGATCGTCAAGAGCCTCAACACCCCCAAGGAGGTCCGCGAGGACATGCTCCTGATCTTCTCGAGCTTCGACAATAGATTGTCTAACATCACCAATTTGATCAACGGCGAGGATTCCAAGGCCGACGAGGACCGGTTCGGGGAAGCCGAGAAGGTGATTTTCCGCTGGGAGTCCAAATCCGAAGCTCACAGAAACTCAGTCCCGTGGGAGGAGTCGCCGGTCGAGGCCGGTGAGTATTTGGCGGCCGTTGATGAGATCCTCACCCTCATGGAGGGGCTTTCGGTCCGGTCCGATAACGAATTGGTTGACCGGGCCGAGAACGCGCTCCAAATCGCGATGACTCGGCTGGAGGACGAGTTCCGCCACATTCTGATCAGAAACACGGTGCCTTTCGACTCGGATCGACTCTACGGCTCGATCCGGAGAGTCTCGCTGTCGTTCGTGTCAAACGACGGCGAAATCGACGATGAATTTGGGAGTTTCGGCGAGGAGGACCGCGACGCCGGCCGGTTCCACGAGCGCGGTGGCAGCCTCGGCGATACAGACGTTGATTTGATACATCCTGACGCCGTCGTGGAACTGAAGGAGATTGCGGAGCGTATGATTCGGTCCGGCTACGAAAAGGAGTGTGTGCAGGTGTATAACAGCGTCAGGCGCGACGCTTTGGACGAGTGTTTGGTGATTCTGGGCGTCGAAAAGCTGAGCATTGAGGAGGTGCAGAAGATTGAGTGGAAGAGTTTGGATGAGAAGATGAAGAAGTGGATACAAGCTGTGAAAATTGGCGTTAGGGTTTTGATCAATGGCGAAAGGAGGCTTTGTGATCAGATATTTGAAGGGATTGATGAGACTAGGGAGTGTTGCTTCAATGACACTGCCAAAGGGTGTGTTATGCAGCTGTTGAATTTTGGAGAGGCGGTTGCCATTGGTCGAAGGTCGCCCGAGAAGCTATTTCGGATACTTGACATGTATGATGCCATGGCTGATGTGTTGCCGGACTTGCAGCAAATGATGACTGATGAGTATGTGGTTGGTGAGGCCAGGGGAGTGTTGGATGGGCTCGGTGATGCGGCGAGAGGGACATTTGCTGAGTTTGAGAATGCTGTTCAGAGCGAGGCCAGTAAGAAACCAATGCTGAGCGGCGAGATTCACCCGCTTACTCGGTATGTCATGAACTATGTCAAATTGTTGGTTGATTATAGTGTTACTCTCAATTCGCTTTTGGATACTGGTGAGGAAGAGTTGGAAAGGTTGCAAGGATCGCCAAATGATGATTTGGGTATAGGCAGCATGTCTCCGATAGGCCAtaggttgttgttgttgatttcGAATTTGGAGTCCAATCTCGAGGAGAAGTCTAGGGTTTATGATGATGGAGCAATGCAGTCTGTGTTTTTGATGAATAATATTCAGTACATAGTGCAGAAAGTGAAGGATTCCGAGATTAGAAAACTCTTGGGAGACCAATGGGTTCGCAAGCGCCGTGGCCAGGTACGCCAGTATGCTACTGGGTATTTAAGAGCTGCTTGGAGCAAGGTCCTGTCTTGTTTGAAAGACGAAGGGATTGGCGGGAGCACAAGTAATGCTTCGAAGATGGCGTTGAAGGAGAGGTTTAAGAACTTCAATGCGAACTTTGAAGAAATCTATCGGACCCAAACAGCTTGGAAGGTCCCAGATGCTCAACTTCGGGAGGAGCTTCGGATATCTATATCAGAGAAGGTGATTCCAGCTTACAGATCATTTATGGGGAGATTTGGGAGTCAGCTGGAGAGTGGAAGGCATGCCGGGAAGTATATAAAGTACACACCGGATGACTTGGAGACCTACGTGTTGGATTTGTTCGAAGGGACACCGTGTGTTCTGAACCATCTGAGAAGAAAAAGTGCATAG
- the LOC126599422 gene encoding SNF1-related protein kinase regulatory subunit gamma-1-like, whose protein sequence is MGVPAVTTTGEGGSPRSPEAKLGMQVEDLWDVQEPQLSPTEKLNACFESVPVSAFPPAPENQVIEIRSDTSLAEAVKILAQHRILGAPVVDVDAPEDASWIDRYIGIVEFAGIVVWILHQSEPSSPRTPTSPSSATAMAAAANGLKGLDLAGLDFVSDFAAATSGSFFEALTSSEFYKNTQVRDISGSFRWAPFLALQSSNSFLTMLLLLSKYKMKSVPVVDLGDGKIDNIITQSAVIHMLAECAGLQWFESWGKKKLSELGLPMMTANCIVKVYEDEPVLQAFKLMRKKRVGGVPVIENGGSKAVGNISLRDVQFLLTAPEIYHDYRSITAKNFLTAVESHLEKHQEVYPMLSTMVTCKRDDTIKDLILMLDSKKIHRVYVVDDDGNLEGVITLRDIISRLVHEPRGYFGDFFDGVLPLPQNSRV, encoded by the exons ATGGGTGTGCCGGCGGTGACGACGACGGGGGAGGGAGGGAGTCCGAGGAGTCCAGAGGCGAAGCTGGGGATGCAGGTAGAGGATTTGTGGGACGTTCAGGAGCCACAGCTGAGTCCAACTGAGAAGCTCAATGCTTGTTTTGAGAGCGTCCCTGTTTCTGCTTTCCCTCCTGCTCCTGAGAATCAAG TGATTGAGATAAGGTCAGACACCAGTTTAGCTGAAGCTGTTAAAATCCTGGCCCAACACAGAATTCTTGGTGCACCGGTGGTGGATGTCGATGCACCTGAGGACGCTAGCTGGATCGACAGATACATTGGCATTGTTGAGTTTGCCGGAATTGTCGTGTGGATTCTGCATCAG TCAGAACCATCGTCCCCGAGGACCCCAACTAGTCCATCTAGTGCAACTGCTATGGCAGCAGCAGCTAATGGACTGAAAGGTCTTGATCTTGCAGGACTCGATTTCGTCTCTGATTTTGCCGCAGCAACTTCTGGAAGTTTTTTCGAGGCTTTGACTTCTTCGGAGTTTTACAAGAACACACAG GTTCGAGATATCTCGGGGTCATTTCGCTGGGCTCCGTTTCTTGCTTTGCAGAGCTCAAACTCGTTTTTGACCATGCTCTTGCTGCTTTCAAAGTACAAAATGAAGAGTGTTCCTGTAGTTGATTTGGGTGATGGAAAGATTGATAATATCATCACACAATCTGCTGTGATTCACATGTTAGCGGAATGCGCTGGACTTCAGTGGTTCGAGAGCTGGGGAAAGAAGAAACTATCCGAGCTTGGTCTTCCCATGATGACTGCTAATTGCATTGTCAAG GTGTACGAGGATGAACCAGTGCTGCAAGCGTTTAAGCTGATGAGGAAAAAGAGGGTTGGAGGGGTACCCGTGATTGAAAATGGCGGTAGCAAGGCAGTAGGTAATATCAGCCTAAGAGATGTTCAGTTCTTGCTTACTGCACCAGAAATATACCATGATTACAG ATCCATCACGGCGAAGAACTTCCTGACAGCAGTTGAAAGCCATCTAGAGAAGCATCAGGAAGTCTACCCGATGTTGAGTACCATGGTTACGTGCAAAAGGGATGACACAATTAAGGACTTAATCCTGATGCTGGACTCCAAGAAGATCCACAGAGTATACGTTGTGGACGATGATGGGAATCTGGAGGGAGTCATTACGCTTAGGGACATTATTTCAAGGCTAGTTCACGAGCCCCGTGGCTACTTTGGTGACTTTTTTGACGGTGTTCTACCGCTGCCTCAGAATAGCAGGGTTTAA